The following proteins are encoded in a genomic region of Streptomyces gobiensis:
- a CDS encoding glutamate synthase subunit beta, producing MADPKGFLTTDREVAKTRPVEERVKDWNEVYVPGSLLPIISKQAGRCMDCGIPFCHNGCPLGNLIPEWNDYAYREDWEAASERLHATNNFPEFTGRLCPAPCESACVLGINQPAVTIKNVEVTIIDKAWDSGDVTPQPPERLSGKTVAVIGSGPAGLAAAQQLTRAGHTVAVYERADRIGGLLRYGIPEFKMEKRHINRRIEQMRAEGTKFRTGIEIGRDVNAADLRKRYDAVVIAAGSTTARDLPVPGRELKGVYQAMEYLPLANKVQEGDYITSPVSAEGKHVVVIGGGDTGADCVGTAHRQGAASVTQLEIMPKPGEERAPHQPWPTFPMLYKVTSAHEEGGERVYSVSTTHFEGSAPEEGEAVGNVQWLHMVEVEFVDGKLEQKPGTERKIPAQLVTLAMGFTGIDQDNGLVEQFGLELDARGNVARDAEYATNVDGVFVAGDAGRGQSLIVWAIAEGRSAARGVDRYLTGASTLHAPVKPTDRALAV from the coding sequence ATGGCTGACCCCAAGGGCTTCCTGACCACCGACCGTGAGGTCGCCAAGACCCGGCCGGTCGAAGAGCGGGTCAAGGACTGGAACGAGGTCTACGTCCCCGGCTCGCTGCTGCCGATCATCAGCAAGCAGGCCGGGCGCTGCATGGACTGCGGTATCCCGTTCTGCCACAACGGCTGCCCGCTGGGGAACCTCATCCCCGAGTGGAACGACTACGCCTACCGGGAGGACTGGGAGGCCGCCAGCGAGCGGCTGCACGCGACCAACAACTTCCCGGAGTTCACCGGGCGGCTGTGCCCGGCTCCCTGTGAATCCGCGTGTGTGCTGGGCATCAACCAGCCCGCGGTGACCATCAAGAACGTCGAGGTCACCATCATCGACAAGGCGTGGGACAGCGGGGATGTCACCCCGCAGCCCCCGGAGCGGCTGTCCGGCAAGACCGTGGCCGTCATCGGCTCCGGACCGGCCGGGCTGGCCGCCGCCCAGCAGCTCACCCGCGCGGGCCACACCGTGGCGGTCTACGAGCGCGCGGACCGCATCGGAGGCCTTCTCCGCTACGGCATCCCCGAGTTCAAGATGGAGAAGCGGCACATCAACCGCCGTATCGAGCAGATGCGTGCGGAAGGCACCAAGTTCCGTACCGGCATCGAGATCGGCCGGGATGTGAACGCGGCGGATCTGCGTAAGCGCTACGACGCCGTCGTGATCGCCGCTGGCTCCACCACCGCACGCGACCTGCCCGTACCCGGGCGTGAGCTCAAGGGCGTCTACCAGGCGATGGAGTATCTGCCGCTGGCCAACAAGGTCCAGGAGGGCGACTACATCACCTCCCCGGTCTCGGCCGAGGGCAAGCATGTCGTCGTCATCGGCGGCGGTGACACCGGCGCCGACTGCGTCGGAACCGCCCACCGGCAGGGTGCGGCCTCCGTCACCCAGCTGGAGATCATGCCCAAGCCGGGGGAGGAGCGCGCCCCGCACCAGCCGTGGCCGACGTTCCCGATGCTCTACAAGGTCACCTCCGCGCACGAGGAGGGTGGTGAGCGGGTCTACTCCGTCTCCACCACCCACTTCGAGGGCTCCGCCCCTGAAGAGGGAGAGGCAGTCGGCAACGTCCAGTGGCTGCACATGGTCGAGGTCGAGTTCGTCGACGGCAAGCTGGAGCAGAAGCCGGGCACCGAGCGGAAGATCCCGGCCCAGCTCGTCACGCTGGCCATGGGCTTCACCGGCATCGACCAGGACAACGGGCTGGTCGAACAGTTCGGCCTGGAGCTCGACGCCCGCGGCAACGTCGCACGGGACGCGGAGTACGCCACCAACGTCGACGGCGTCTTTGTCGCCGGTGACGCGGGCCGCGGCCAGTCCCTGATCGTCTGGGCGATCGCCGAGGGCCGCTCCGCCGCCCGCGGTGTCGACCGCTACCTCACCGGTGCCAGCACGCTGCACGCGCCGGTCAAGCCGACGGACCGCGCGCTCGCGGTGTGA